The following coding sequences lie in one Populus nigra chromosome 15, ddPopNigr1.1, whole genome shotgun sequence genomic window:
- the LOC133674520 gene encoding casein kinase 1-like protein 2 has translation MEPRVGNKFRLGRKIGSGSFGEIYLGTNIQTNEEVAIKLENIKTKHPQLLYESKLYRILQGGTGIPNVRWFGVEGDYNVLVMDLLGPSLEDLFNFCSRKLSLKSVLMLADQMINRVEFVHSKSFLHRDIKPDNFLMGLGRRANQVYIIDFGLAKKYRDSSTHQHIPYRENKNLTGTARYASMNTHLGIEQSRRDDLESLGYVLMYFLRGSLPWQGLKAGTKKQKYEKISEKKVSTSIEALCRGYPTEFASYFHYCRSLRFDDKPDYAYLKRIFRDLFIREGFQFDYVFDWTILKYQQSQLANPPTRGIGPGVGTSSGMPPIVSADRQTGGEEGRAVGQSMDSSRHRLSGPILNAGSYSKQKSPVANDYPITKDAVLPSSTFLGRSSGSARRAAGVSSSRDVFAAASESDPQWSRITDASPGAMHKISSRPRSPLGSSDPRRTSSSRNTSHMKTYETTLKGIESLNFDSDEKVHY, from the exons ATGGAGCCTCGTGTTGGTAATAAGTTCAGGCTGGGTCGGAAGATCGGCAGCGGTTCCTTTGGAGAGATCTATCTag GTACTAATATCCAGACTAATGAAGAAGTCGCCATTAAGCTC GAGAACATCAAGACAAAACATCCTCAGTTGCTATATGAATCCAAGTTATACAGAATCCTGCAGGGAGGGA CTGGGATTCCAAATGTGAGGTGGTTTGGAGTTGAGGGAGACTATAATGTCCTAGTGATGGATTTGCTTGGACCTAGTCTCGAAGACCTCTTTAACTTCTGCAGTAGGAAACTCTCTTTGAAGTCAGTCCTTATGCTTGCTGATCAGATG aTCAATCGTGTCGAGTTCGTCCACTCGAAATCATTTCTGCATCGAGATATTAAGCCAGACAACTTTCTCATGGGCTTAGGAAGGCGTGCAAATCAG GTATACATCATCGACTTTGGTCTAGCAAAGAAATACAGAGATAGTTCAACCCATCAACACATTCCTTACAG ggaaaataaaaatttgactgGAACTGCTAGATATGCAAGCATGAACACTCACCTGGGCATTG AGCAAAGCCGGAGGGATGATCTGGAATCTCTTGGTTATGTCCTTATGTACTTCCTGAGAGGAAG CCTTCCGTGGCAGGGACTAAAAGCTGGAACTAAGAAACAGAAGTATGAGAAAATTAGTGAAAAGAAGGTCTCTACTTCAATTGAG GCCCTTTGTCGTGGTTATCCAACTGAATTTGCCTCTTACTTTCATTATTGTCGTTCACTTCGATTCGATGATAAGCCAGATTATGCTTATTTGAAGAGAATATTTCGTGATCTCTTTATTCGTGAGG GCTTCCAGTTTGATTATGTCTTTGACTGGACAATATTGAAGTATCAGCAATCACAGCTGGCTAATCCTCCAACTCGAGGCATT GGCCCTGGTGTTGGAACTAGTTCTGGCATGCCTCCTATTGTCAGTGCAGATAGACAAACAG GTGGAGAAGAAGGGCGAGCAGTTGGCCAATCAATGGACTCATCTCGCCACAGACTATCAGGACCAATCTTAAATGCTGGAAGCTATTCAAAGCAGAAGAGTCCAGTTGCTAATGATTATCCAATTACTAAGGATGCTGTG TTACCCAGCTCTACTTTTTTGGGGCGATCAAGTGGATCCGCAAGGCGAGCTGCAGGTGTTTCCAGTAGCCGCGATGTATTTGCTGCTGCAAGTGAGTCTGATCCCCAATGGTCTCGCATAACTgatgcaagcccaggagcaatGCATAAAATTTCTAGTAGGCCAAGAAGTCCTCTTGGATCTTCAGACCCCAGGCGCACTTCATCAAGCAGAAATACCTCTCACATGAAGACCTATGAAACCACCCTCAAGGGAATTGAGAGTCTGAATTTTGATAGTGATGAGAAGGTTCACTATTAG